TGTTGGCAGTATTGCATATGACTTTGTAAAGTATTTTGAACCAAATCTAAGTTTTGAAAATAAAAATCCTGAAAAATTCGATGATTTTCATCTAATGCTCTTTGATAAAGTTATAGCTTACGACCACTTAAAACAAAAGATGATACTGATTGTTAACATTAGAACAGATGAATTTGAAAAGAATTATATAGATGGAGTGATTCAACTGAAAGAAATGGAGTCATTAATAAAAAACAATAAGCCACAGGAACTATTTTCAGGTAAATTGAAATCAGAATTCTCGTCATTATTTTCAAAAGAATACTATTGTGAAATGGTCGAAAAAACAAAGAACCATATTGTTCAGGGAGATATTTTTCAGGCTGTAATATCAAACCGGGCTGAAGCGTCCTTTGAGGGTGATTTGTTATCAACTTATCGAATATTAAGAACTATTAATCCGTCACCCTATATGTTTTATCTGGATTTTCTTTCTATGCAGGTAGCTGGAGCATCACCTGAAACTCTAGTATCTTTAAGAAACGGAAAACTATCAACATTTCCCATTGCTGGTTCCTGTCCACGTGGAGAAACATCAGAAGAGGATGAAAAAAATATTAGTGCATTATTAAAAGATGAAAAAGAGTTGTCTGAACACGATATGCTGGTTGATCTAGGAAGAAATGATCTTGGTAAAATTAGTGAATTTGGTTCAGTCAGAGTTGAGAATTACAAACAAGTTTTAAAATTTTCTCATATTTCTCATATTTGTTCAACTGTAACAGGCAAGATGAGAGCTGATATGGATCAGTTAGATGCAATAACTGCTGTTTTGCCGGCAGGTACGCTATCAGGTGCACCTAAGCATCGAGCTATTGAAATCATAAATGCTCTTGAAGGGCAAAAAAGAGGCGTTTATGGAGGGGCAGTTGGCTATATTGATTTTTCAGGAAATTTAGATATGTGTATAGCTATTAGAATGGCAGTCAGAATGAATGAAAAAGTTTTTATTTCAGCTGGTGCTGGAATTGTCGCTGATAGTATTCCCGAAAAGGAATTTATTGAATCGAACAACAAGGCCAAAGCGATGTTTGTTGCGATCAAAAAAGGACAGGAGATTGAAGCATGATTTTATTGATTGATAATTATGACAGTTTTTCTTATAACTTGTATCAGTATGTAGGAATGCTTGATCCAGATATTAAGGTGATCCGAAATAACGAATTTTCGGTTGATGAGGTCAAAAGGTTTAATCCAGATGCGATTATCATTTCTCCAGGCCCGGGTAAACCTTCAGATGCTGGCATCTGCGAAGAGGTAATTCAAAAACTGAAAGGCAGCTGTCCCATCTTAGGAGTTTGCTTGGGGCATCAGGCTATCTGTGAAGTATTCGGTGGCAAAGTCTCTTTAGCCAAAACCTTGATGCATGGGAAAAAGAGTAATGTCCATATATCCAACAGCAGTCCAATCTTTAGCGGTCTTGCACCAATTATTCAGGGAGCAAGGTATCATTCACTTTCGGCGGTACGGGAAAGCCTGCCAGACGAACTCCTGATAATAGCTGAGGATGATGAAGGGGAAGTGATGGCCGTCAAACATCGTGATTATGAAATCTATGGAATACAGTTCCATCCAGAATCTATCCTGACAGAAAATGGTGAGCGTATTATCAAAAATTTTTTAGAATTAAGGAGTTGAACAATGATTAAAGAGGCAATTTACAAAGTTGTAAATGGTGAAAACCTTAGTCTTACAGAAGCTCATTCAGTTATGGACGAAATCATGAGTGGGAATGCTACTCCGGCTCAAATTAGTGCATATCTGACAGGGCTTCGCTGTAAAGGTGAAACGATTGATGAAATTACTGGTTCGGCTATGGTGATGCGGGAAAAGAGTACGAAAATTTTTCCGAACGGCGATGTTCTTGATATCGTCGGAACAGGTGGTGACGAAGTTGCAACCTTTAATATTTCGACTATTTCATCGTTTGTAATAGCAGCCGCAGGTGTCCCAGTTGCAAAACATGGGAATCGAAGTGTCTCCAGTAAATGTGGGAGCGCCGATTTGTTGGAATCTCTAGGGGTTAATATTATGCTGAGTGCTAATGAGAGTCAGGAAATCCTAAAAAGACTCGGAATTTGCTTTATGTTCGCTCCTACCTATCATTCTTCTATGAAATATGCGGCGCCTGTAAGAAAAGAAATGGGGATTAGAACCATTTTTAATATTCTTGGACCATTAGCAAATCCTGCTGGTGCCAATATGACATTGCTGGGAGTTTACGATGAAAGCCTGGTTGAACCGATGGCAAAAGTACTAATGAAATTAAAAGTGAAAAAAGGAATGGTAGTCCACGGACACGATGGATTAGACGAGATCACGCTCACTAATACCACTTCAGTATGTGAAATAGGCGATGAGAGGTTAAATAGCTTTTTAATCACGCCAGAACAGCTGGGGCTGGAAAGATGTAAACTTGATGAGTTGATAGGCGGTGATGTCCAGGAAAATGCAGAAATAGCACGAGCCATTTTAAAGGGTAAAAAGGATCCTAAAAGAGATATAGTTGTGATGAATACAGCCTTTTCACTTTATCTGGCAAAAAAAGGACAAACTTTAAAAGACTGTGTTAAAATCGCAGAATCAGTGATTGATTCAAACGCGGCACTAGACAAACTAAATGACTTAATTAGTCTTACGCAAGATATCACGAATGAGAGAAAAGCATGATTCTTGATAAAATTGTTGAATCCACAAAACGTCGCCTGGAAAAGCTTAAGTCTGAAAAAACATTGAACGAATTAAAAAATGAAATTTTAATAAATAAAGAACCATTTGCGTTTGAAAAAGCACTTAGGAATAGCGAGCTTTCTTTTATTTGCGAGATAAAAAAGGCGTCACCATCCAAGGGGATCATTGATCCGGATTTTGACTACCTATCAATCGCTCAGGAATACGAAAGAGCGGGAGCCGATGCGATATCAGTTTTGACAGAACCGGAGTATTTTAAAGGTTCGGACGAAATATTAAAAGATGTTAAGGCGCTTGTTTCGATCCCTGTAATCAGAAAAGACTTTACGATCGATGCCTACCAGATTTATGAAGCTGCTTTAATTGGAGCTGATGCAATCCTGCTAATCTGCTCTATTTTAACAGAAGATCAGTTGAGAGACTTTATTGATATAGCAGATAATCTTGGGTTATCTGCCTTAGTAGAAGCGCACAACGAGAAGGAAATAGAAATGGCCTTGCATTCAGGGGCTAGAATTATCGGTGTCAATAATCGGGACTTAAAGACGTTTGACGTCAATATTAATAACAGTATTGAACTTAGGAAATTTGTTCCCAGGTCGATTTTATTCGTTTCTGAAAGTGGGATTAGAAATGCAGAAGATATTAAGAGGCTTAGAGAAAACCAGACTGATGCCGTTTTAATTGGTGAAACGCTGATGAAAAGTGAAAATAAAAAAGATATGCTCGATCAGCTAAAGGGTTTAGTACATGAAATCTAAAATAAAAATATGTGGTTTAAGTCGGATGGAAGATATTGAAGCTGTAAATCTTTATTTACCAGACTATATTGGCTTTGTCTTTGCAAAAAGCCGGCGTCAAATAGATTTAAAAAGGGCAGAAGTTTTAAAAAACAAACTAGACCCCCAAATTGAAGCTGTGGGTATTTTTGTTAATCATCCTGTTGATGAGGTGGTTGAGATCATTAAGTCTGGGGCAATCAATATCGTACAGCTTCATGGTGATGAGACTGATGAGTATATTCGGGATTTAAAAGATAAATTACCCTCCGAAAAAAACTTAATTATCAAAGCGATTAGAGTAAAAAGCAAACCAATTTTACAAACTGATAATCTGGTTGATTATTATCTATTTGATACTTATGTTGAAAGTCATTATGGTGGTGCTGGAATAGGTTTTAACTGGGAGCTTATAAAAGATATTGATAAGCCTTATTTTTTAGCTGGAGGCATACAATTGTCAAATGTAGAAGTTGCCATTAAGCAGCTTCATCCATATTGTATCGATTTAAGCAGTGGTGTTGAACGCGATGGTCTAAAGGATACTGAGAAGATTAAAGAAATAGTTGAAAAAGTCAGGAGAATCAAATGAGTAAAGGAAAATATGGGGTACATGGTGGTCAGTTTATACCTGAAACCCTAATGAATGCGATAATAGAGCTAGAAAATGCCTATAATTTCTATAAAAATGATGAGCAGTTCAATAAAGAATTGAAAACACTTCTTGATGAATACGCGGGGCGCCCATCACGTTTATATTATGCAAAAAAGATGACTGAAAATTTAAATGGTGCAAAAATATATTTAAAAAGAGAAGATTTAAACCATACAGGATCACATAAAATCAATAATGTCCTTGGGCAAGCCCTTCTCGCTAAAAAAATGGGTAAAACGCGTCTGATAGCTGAAACTGGTGCTGGTCAGCATGGGGTGGCTACGGCTACAGCGGCAGCTCTGTTTGGAATGGAATGTGAGATTTTTATGGGCAAGGAAGATACAGACCGACAGGCTCTTAATGTTTATCGGATGCGTCTACTTGGTTCAAAAGTCAACATTGTAACTTCCGGTACGATGACTTTAAAAGATGCTGTTAATGAAACTTTTAGAGAATGGACGAAACGGGTTGATGATACACATTATGTTTTGGGTTCAGTTATGGGGCCACATCCATTTCCGGAAATGGTCAGGGATTTTCAAAGCGTGATTAGTAAAGAAATAAAGGAACAGATTATTATAAAAGAAGGACGTCTGCCAGATGTTGTATTAGCCTGTGTAGGTGGAGGTAGTAATGCCATGGGAGCCTTTTACAACTTTCTGGATGATGCTTCAGTAAAACTGATTGGATGTGAAGCAGCAGGACGAGGGATTGATACTAAAGAACATGCAGCAACTTTAACAAAGGGTACATTAGGAATTTTTCACGGAATGAAATCATATTTTTGTCAGGACGAATATGGGCAAATTGCTCCAGTTTATTCAATTTCTGCTGGACTGGATTATCCAGGGATTGGACCAGAGCATGCTTATCTTTTTGACACAAAGCGTGCGGAGTATGTACCAGTTACTGACGATGAAGCGGTTGAGGCCTTTGAATATTTATCAAGAGTCGAAGGTATAATACCGGCGATTGAATCGTCTCATGCGGTAGCGCATGCCATTAAACTGGCACCTAAAATGAAAAAAAATCAGATCATGGTTATTAATATCTCAGGACGAGGAGATAAGGACGTGGCAGCAATTGCCCGGTATAAGGGGGAAAATATTTATGAGTAGAATCAAACAGGCTTTTAAACAAAAAAAAGCACTAATTGGATTTTTAACTGGGGGGGATCCTTCAATAGAAAAAACAATAGATTATATTTTTGAAATGGAAAAAGCTGGTGTTGACTTGATCGAAATAGGAATTCCCTTTTCTGACCCGGTAGCTGAAGGGATTGTAATTGAAAAGGCTAATGCGCGGGCACTTCAGGCGGGAACAACGACAGATTCGCTTTTCAAAATGGTAAAAAAGATTAGAGAGAAAACGCAGATTCCATTGGTTTTCTTAACTTATATGAATCCTGTTTTTGTCTACGGCGTAGAACGGTTTTTTAAAACTTGTCTGGAAGTAGGTATTGACGGTGTGATTATTCCTGACCTTCCCTATGAAGAAAGAGATGAGGTGCTGGCCTTATCTCAAAAATACGAAGTTGATCGGATCACCCTAATCGCACCGACGTCACATGACCGAATTATTAAATTAGCTAAATCAGCGACCGGATTTATTTATCTTGTTTCTTCAATGGGAGTTACAGGAGTAAGAAAAGAAATTAACACTGATCTAAAAACAATTCTATCAGAAATAAGAAAAGTAAGTGAAACGCCTGTAGCAGTCGGATTTGGGATATCTACGCCAGAACAGGTTCAGGCAATAGGTAAAGATTCTGACGGAGTAATCGTAGGTAGTGCCATTGTAAGAATTATTGAAGAGTATGGCAAAGAAGCAGACTTATATCTATCTGAGTATTTGAAAAAACTGAAAGAAAATTTGCCAGAAATTTAAATCCCTTTATTAAGTTAAATAAGAAATTCAGTATAATTAGTCGTAAAAAGTAGGTAAATCTTAGACTTTGCAAGGAAAAATTAACGAAAATTTATCTTGATATGAAATAATATGATATTGAAAGGCAAAATAATGCTGGTTATCAGCATTAATTTTATATTATTATTGGGTAGAAAAATGTTATAGTATGAATAATAGTACTAATAATGATTCTAGGAGGATGTCTTATGAAAAAATTTATTAATGATGTTGAAAACGTTGAAAATGAAATGCTGGAAGGTATTGTTCTGGCGCATCCCGAATATGTAACACGTTTGGAAGGTTTCGATGTTCTTGTACGATCGGATAAAAAAGCTGGAAAAGTTGCACTTGTGAGTGGCGGTGGCAGTGGTCATGAACCATCTCATGGCGGTTTTGTTGGAAAAGGCATGCTTGACGGAGCGGTTGCTGGGTCCGTTTTTACCTCTCCTACACCAGATCAGGTATTTGAAGCAATTAAAGCTGTAGATGCCGGTGAAGGGGTCTTATTAGTTATCAAAAATTACACTGGCGATATTATGAATTTTGAAATGGCTGCAGAACTAGCTGAGGGTGAAGGGATTAAAGTTACTAACGTAGTAACAAATGATGATGTTGCTGTTGAAGACAGTTTATACACAACTGGCCGACGTGGTGTTGCGGGTACAGTTTTTGTGCATAAAATTGCTGGTGCAAAAGCCGAAACAGGAGCAAGTCTTGAAGAAGTAAAGGCCGTTGCAGAAAAAGTAATTGCTAATGTCAGAACCATGGGTGTAGCATTAAAACCTTGTACAGTACCGGCTGCTGGTAAGCCAGGTTTTGAATTAACAGAAGAAGAGATGGAATTGGGAATTGGAATTCACGGTGAACCGGGAACTGAACGAAAACCGATTCAGACTGCAGATCAAATCGTTGACTATTTAATGGAAAGAATTTTAAAAGATATGAATCCATCAGCTGGAGATGAAGTTACTGTAATGGTCAATGGTGCAGGTGCTACTCCACCGATGGAATTATACATTCTTAATCGACGTGTTCAGCAGATCCTGGCGGAAAAAGGAATTAAAGTGTTTAAAACTTTCGTAGGCGATTATATGACATCCATAGACATGGCTGGTGCTTCAATTACATTATTGAAAATGGATGATGAATTAAAAGAATTATTAGTTGCTGAAGCTGATACTATCGGCTTTAAAATGTAGAAACGAGGGATCATATGGCAACAAAGGTAGAAGTTCTTGATTTTGTCAGACTTTTTGCTGATAAAATGACAGAACATAGACAGGAATTAACAGATTTAGATCAGGCAATTGGAGACGGTGACCATGGGATTAACATGAGTCGCGGAATGAAAGCGGTAATGGAAAAATTACCAACCTTTGAAGAAAAAGCTGTGGACGAAATTTTTAAATCAGTAGGAATGACTTTAGTTTCGACAGTTGGTGGAGCATCAGGTCCTCTTTATGGAACCGCTTTTATGAAGGCTGGGATGGCTGTAAAAGGCAAAGAAGAATTGTCAGACCAGGATATCATAAATATGATTCATGAAGCAATCATTGGTATTCAGTCTCGAGGTAAAGCAGTCAAGGGTGAAAAAACAATGCTTGACAGCATCATGCCTGCGTTAGACGCAGTTAAAGACTCAATCGAAAATGGGGATACTATAGCGGTTGCAATTTCAAAAGGTGAACAGGCTGCCTGGGATGGTGTAGAGTATACAAAGACTATTATAGCGACAAAAGGACGAGCCAGTTACTTAGGCGAACGTAGTCTTGGCCATCAGGATCCAGGGGCTACTTCAATGGCTTATTTATTTCAGGCTGCAAAAGAAGTTGCTGATGCGAAATAACGTTATAGTGAGATAATTATCGAAAAATTCTAGATGCAAAAAAGGTAACTGCAATAGACAGATGCAATCTGTATCTATTTTGCAGTTACCTCAATTATTTTTTTTGAAAGGAAAATTATGGTAGGTATTGTTATTGTTTCACACAGTCAAAAAATTGCTGAAGGTGCTGTAGAGTTGGCATCTCAGATGGCCCCTGAAGCTAAGCTGGTCGCTGCAGGTGGGATGGAAGATGGAGGAATTGGTACTGATATTAATAAAATAATGAGTGCTATAAAATCGGTTTACTCAAAAGATGGAGTCGTTATACTTGTTGATTTAGGAAGTGCAGTAATGAGTTCAGAAATGGCTATTGAAATGTTAGATGAAAATGAAAACATTAAAATAATTGATGCACCGATTATTGAATCAAGTATTTTTGGCGCTGTAGAATCTACAATTGGTGCTTCGATGGAGAGAATGCTGGAAGTTTTTGAGGAAGTAAAAGCCTACAAAAAATTCTAAGATACAAAGATTAAGTTTCAAATTAAAGTTAACAGTATTTAAATACTACTGTTAGCTTTAATTTATAGAAATCAACTGATATTTATGATGAATAATATTGATTATTTAAAATCAAACTGATATAATTCTTGTGTTATCGATTAAATCTTGAATAGAGGTCTTATATGGTTAAAAATTATATGGAAGAAGTTGTTGAAGACATATTGCCTAAACTATTGGCGTCTTATGAAGGGATCTGTACTTGTGAGAAGTGTAAGGATGATATCAGAGCTATTGCACTTAACAAACTTCGCCCGGCATATTTTGTATCACACAAGGGTTTTCTTTTTACAAAAATGGAAGAAACTCTTGTCCAATCCAAGACAGATGTGATTCATGAACTGACCAACGCTATTGAGATTGTTTCAAAAAATCCCATGCATCAATAAATCATTTTTGATTTTAATGTAGTTGTTTTTAGTTTTTAAGGCCTTCGAAAATTACTTTACAGGAGTGGTTGATTTTTCCTGAAGTTGTTTTGCAAGGCTTTTTTCTTTGAAAATTTGTCAAAAGTATTTATATACTAATCCTGAATTATTCATCCAGATACAATTAACGGCACATTGTGCCGCATAGATACAGTGTTTTTGATTATTTTTGCTTTTCACTAAATAAGTGAAGCTAAGACAATAGAAAAAGAGCTCCAACTTTGTTAAAATTTAAGTGACCAAACCAAAACCAAACAAAGGAGAAACTCTTCATATGTCTAGTTTAGATGCACTTCAGTTAGAAAGCAATAAAAAAATCAAAATAAATTTCGATGGCGGTGATTTATCCTCTGATTCCGGACTGATTCTGATCAAAGAATTTGCTCATAAATTCAGTTTCCATAAACATGTCAGCAACTTCAAAACTGATGAGAAGACCAGTCGTCAGCATAAGGATGATCAAAACCTGTGCCAAATGGTATATCAGATCATTGCTGGTTACTTTGAAGATGACGATGCTGATGAATTGACAAATGAACCTGTCTTTACAAACATTCTGGGTAAAAAAGCACTGGCTTCTCAACCGACTCTGTTAAGATTCTGGAACCGGATGGATGATAAAACGCTGCCAAAATTTGATGCCATCATTAAAGCAATGCGGACATCTGCTTATAAAATAAAACGTCCAAAACAGGTATTGCTGGATTTGGACTCCACCCTATTGAATACCTATGGAAAACAGGAAGGTGAAGGTTTCAACTATCATTACAGGGTACATGGTTATCATCCATTACTTTGTTACGACGGATTAACCGGTGATCTGCTGAAAGCAGATCTCCGTGATGGAACGGACTACAGTTCCACTGGGGTTGTTGATTTTATGCAACCTCTACTTGATGAATATTTCACGGAGTATCCCGACATAGAGCTGTATTTACGTGGTGACAGCGGGTTTGCAACGCCTGATTTGTACAAGCAATGCGAAACCAATGGTGTGTCTTATGCGATCCGTTTAAAAGCGAACAGTGTTTTAAATGACAAAGCGAAACATCTTGATCATGAAATATTTGAAGCGATGAAAGAAGATATGTCCCAGTATATTGTCCGCTATGATGAGTTTTATTACAAAGCAGGCAAGTGGGAGTACCCGCGCAGGGTAGTTGTTAAAGTGGAGAAACCTTGCAATCAGTTCACCATTCAGCATTCCTTCATTGTAACCAATATGGACTTGAAACCTGAAGAAATCCTAAGATACTATCGTAACCGAGGCACTATGGAGAATTTCATCAAAGAAAGCAAGTCCGGATTTGGCTTCGCTTCTACCGGAAGTAAATCCAAAGTAGTCAATGCCAACCGACTGCAACTGCATGTGTTGGCTTATAATCTGTTTAATTGTTTCAGACGATTGGTTCTGCCGAAGAGCATGAAAAAGATGCAGATCGATACCATTCGTTTAAAGCTGCTAAAAATTGCTTCGAAAATCGTAAAAGCAGCAAGCTATATTTATTTCAAGCTATGTAGCAGTTGTCCCTACAAAGATGAATTTTATAAAACTTTAGAAAATATCAGACAACTTCCGCAGCTGGAATAACAGTAACTGATGATCTTTGGCAACTTAAAATCTTGAAAATAACATCTACGGGATTCGTCTACCCTTTTTGGGTTGAAATTCAACCGTCTGTGTATTTAATCCTTGAAAAAGATGTTGTTTCTCGATTTTAAGATTGCTCATTGCTGGATGAATAATTCAGGCTAATTTTTGATAATAATAGTTTGCTAATCTGTCTTATAGAATTTCTTCGCATTAAAGTTTGTTTTTCTTAAGTATTCAAATTTTCTAATCTTAATTTAACAAAGTGGTTTTTATATAAAGTGAAAGCAGTCCTTACTCATCCCTGAAACTTAGTCAACATTTGAAGATTATGAAGTGACAGAGCCGTTCATTATTCCCAATACAGATGCTTTGTCACTAAACACTGATTAAAGTAAAACAAGGTATAAGCATAATTTGTGTACATTTGCTATGACTTTTTATAGAAATTTGTGCTATATAAATATTGACGCAAATCATTTTCTAAAAAATTATTGATAATTTATGCTATAATAAATAGGTCTATAGTTTTAACGGTGTTGTACAAAATGGCTACTATCTAAGGTATGCCTAATCGAGGTGTAAGGATGCTCAATAGTCCCGATTTTTTAGCAGTTATTTTTTTTATTATTGCTGTATTTTATATTTTTATAGGATTGTATGTTTTTTATATGCAACCGAAATTAAAGATTAATGATATTTTTTTAACGCTATTAACTTTGGGTGCGATCTGGTTAATGGGAGATGCTATTAGTATCAATGCTGATACTGATGTTATTTATACTGGCTGGAGACTGGTATCAAAAATAGCGGGCAGTTTTTATTTTATAGTATTTTTTCATCTTATATTGACTATTACTAGCGATGGAAAAAAATTAAAATGGCCAGTTATGTTATTTTTACTATATTTACCAGGAATACTTTCTGCATTTATTCTTTTATTTAAAAATTTCGATGCTGGTACGAATTTTATTCAAATTAAGTGGGGGAATTTTGATCTGATTCGATCATATAGTATAGAAAATTGTATTAGAATC
This genomic interval from Eubacteriaceae bacterium ES3 contains the following:
- the trpB gene encoding tryptophan synthase subunit beta encodes the protein MSKGKYGVHGGQFIPETLMNAIIELENAYNFYKNDEQFNKELKTLLDEYAGRPSRLYYAKKMTENLNGAKIYLKREDLNHTGSHKINNVLGQALLAKKMGKTRLIAETGAGQHGVATATAAALFGMECEIFMGKEDTDRQALNVYRMRLLGSKVNIVTSGTMTLKDAVNETFREWTKRVDDTHYVLGSVMGPHPFPEMVRDFQSVISKEIKEQIIIKEGRLPDVVLACVGGGSNAMGAFYNFLDDASVKLIGCEAAGRGIDTKEHAATLTKGTLGIFHGMKSYFCQDEYGQIAPVYSISAGLDYPGIGPEHAYLFDTKRAEYVPVTDDEAVEAFEYLSRVEGIIPAIESSHAVAHAIKLAPKMKKNQIMVINISGRGDKDVAAIARYKGENIYE
- the dhaK gene encoding dihydroxyacetone kinase subunit DhaK encodes the protein MKKFINDVENVENEMLEGIVLAHPEYVTRLEGFDVLVRSDKKAGKVALVSGGGSGHEPSHGGFVGKGMLDGAVAGSVFTSPTPDQVFEAIKAVDAGEGVLLVIKNYTGDIMNFEMAAELAEGEGIKVTNVVTNDDVAVEDSLYTTGRRGVAGTVFVHKIAGAKAETGASLEEVKAVAEKVIANVRTMGVALKPCTVPAAGKPGFELTEEEMELGIGIHGEPGTERKPIQTADQIVDYLMERILKDMNPSAGDEVTVMVNGAGATPPMELYILNRRVQQILAEKGIKVFKTFVGDYMTSIDMAGASITLLKMDDELKELLVAEADTIGFKM
- a CDS encoding anthranilate synthase component I family protein, producing MIKPTIDEARTYAKNYRIVPISMELLSDIKTTVEVLRTLKSTGKRTFLLESVEGGEKWGRYSFLGYDPKLSIKGLDGSIEIEDENGIMNSIENPVAVIRKILEENKSPQLSEFPVFTGGFVGSIAYDFVKYFEPNLSFENKNPEKFDDFHLMLFDKVIAYDHLKQKMILIVNIRTDEFEKNYIDGVIQLKEMESLIKNNKPQELFSGKLKSEFSSLFSKEYYCEMVEKTKNHIVQGDIFQAVISNRAEASFEGDLLSTYRILRTINPSPYMFYLDFLSMQVAGASPETLVSLRNGKLSTFPIAGSCPRGETSEEDEKNISALLKDEKELSEHDMLVDLGRNDLGKISEFGSVRVENYKQVLKFSHISHICSTVTGKMRADMDQLDAITAVLPAGTLSGAPKHRAIEIINALEGQKRGVYGGAVGYIDFSGNLDMCIAIRMAVRMNEKVFISAGAGIVADSIPEKEFIESNNKAKAMFVAIKKGQEIEA
- a CDS encoding IS1380 family transposase: MSSLDALQLESNKKIKINFDGGDLSSDSGLILIKEFAHKFSFHKHVSNFKTDEKTSRQHKDDQNLCQMVYQIIAGYFEDDDADELTNEPVFTNILGKKALASQPTLLRFWNRMDDKTLPKFDAIIKAMRTSAYKIKRPKQVLLDLDSTLLNTYGKQEGEGFNYHYRVHGYHPLLCYDGLTGDLLKADLRDGTDYSSTGVVDFMQPLLDEYFTEYPDIELYLRGDSGFATPDLYKQCETNGVSYAIRLKANSVLNDKAKHLDHEIFEAMKEDMSQYIVRYDEFYYKAGKWEYPRRVVVKVEKPCNQFTIQHSFIVTNMDLKPEEILRYYRNRGTMENFIKESKSGFGFASTGSKSKVVNANRLQLHVLAYNLFNCFRRLVLPKSMKKMQIDTIRLKLLKIASKIVKAASYIYFKLCSSCPYKDEFYKTLENIRQLPQLE
- the trpC gene encoding indole-3-glycerol phosphate synthase TrpC, which produces MILDKIVESTKRRLEKLKSEKTLNELKNEILINKEPFAFEKALRNSELSFICEIKKASPSKGIIDPDFDYLSIAQEYERAGADAISVLTEPEYFKGSDEILKDVKALVSIPVIRKDFTIDAYQIYEAALIGADAILLICSILTEDQLRDFIDIADNLGLSALVEAHNEKEIEMALHSGARIIGVNNRDLKTFDVNINNSIELRKFVPRSILFVSESGIRNAEDIKRLRENQTDAVLIGETLMKSENKKDMLDQLKGLVHEI
- a CDS encoding aminodeoxychorismate/anthranilate synthase component II, producing MILLIDNYDSFSYNLYQYVGMLDPDIKVIRNNEFSVDEVKRFNPDAIIISPGPGKPSDAGICEEVIQKLKGSCPILGVCLGHQAICEVFGGKVSLAKTLMHGKKSNVHISNSSPIFSGLAPIIQGARYHSLSAVRESLPDELLIIAEDDEGEVMAVKHRDYEIYGIQFHPESILTENGERIIKNFLELRS
- a CDS encoding phosphoribosylanthranilate isomerase codes for the protein MKSKIKICGLSRMEDIEAVNLYLPDYIGFVFAKSRRQIDLKRAEVLKNKLDPQIEAVGIFVNHPVDEVVEIIKSGAINIVQLHGDETDEYIRDLKDKLPSEKNLIIKAIRVKSKPILQTDNLVDYYLFDTYVESHYGGAGIGFNWELIKDIDKPYFLAGGIQLSNVEVAIKQLHPYCIDLSSGVERDGLKDTEKIKEIVEKVRRIK
- a CDS encoding late competence development ComFB family protein — protein: MVKNYMEEVVEDILPKLLASYEGICTCEKCKDDIRAIALNKLRPAYFVSHKGFLFTKMEETLVQSKTDVIHELTNAIEIVSKNPMHQ
- the dhaL gene encoding dihydroxyacetone kinase subunit DhaL; its protein translation is MATKVEVLDFVRLFADKMTEHRQELTDLDQAIGDGDHGINMSRGMKAVMEKLPTFEEKAVDEIFKSVGMTLVSTVGGASGPLYGTAFMKAGMAVKGKEELSDQDIINMIHEAIIGIQSRGKAVKGEKTMLDSIMPALDAVKDSIENGDTIAVAISKGEQAAWDGVEYTKTIIATKGRASYLGERSLGHQDPGATSMAYLFQAAKEVADAK
- the trpD gene encoding anthranilate phosphoribosyltransferase, whose amino-acid sequence is MIKEAIYKVVNGENLSLTEAHSVMDEIMSGNATPAQISAYLTGLRCKGETIDEITGSAMVMREKSTKIFPNGDVLDIVGTGGDEVATFNISTISSFVIAAAGVPVAKHGNRSVSSKCGSADLLESLGVNIMLSANESQEILKRLGICFMFAPTYHSSMKYAAPVRKEMGIRTIFNILGPLANPAGANMTLLGVYDESLVEPMAKVLMKLKVKKGMVVHGHDGLDEITLTNTTSVCEIGDERLNSFLITPEQLGLERCKLDELIGGDVQENAEIARAILKGKKDPKRDIVVMNTAFSLYLAKKGQTLKDCVKIAESVIDSNAALDKLNDLISLTQDITNERKA
- the trpA gene encoding tryptophan synthase subunit alpha; the encoded protein is MSRIKQAFKQKKALIGFLTGGDPSIEKTIDYIFEMEKAGVDLIEIGIPFSDPVAEGIVIEKANARALQAGTTTDSLFKMVKKIREKTQIPLVFLTYMNPVFVYGVERFFKTCLEVGIDGVIIPDLPYEERDEVLALSQKYEVDRITLIAPTSHDRIIKLAKSATGFIYLVSSMGVTGVRKEINTDLKTILSEIRKVSETPVAVGFGISTPEQVQAIGKDSDGVIVGSAIVRIIEEYGKEADLYLSEYLKKLKENLPEI
- the dhaM gene encoding dihydroxyacetone kinase phosphoryl donor subunit DhaM is translated as MVGIVIVSHSQKIAEGAVELASQMAPEAKLVAAGGMEDGGIGTDINKIMSAIKSVYSKDGVVILVDLGSAVMSSEMAIEMLDENENIKIIDAPIIESSIFGAVESTIGASMERMLEVFEEVKAYKKF